A stretch of Lysinibacillus agricola DNA encodes these proteins:
- the sucD gene encoding succinate--CoA ligase subunit alpha, with the protein MAVFINKDTKVIVQGITGETALFHTKQMLEYGTKIVAGVTPGKGGLEIEGVPVFNTVAEAVAATGATTSVIYVPAPFAADAILEAVDAELELTICITEHIPVLDMVKVKRYMEGKKTRLVGPNCPGVITADECKIGIMPGYIHTKGHVGVVSRSGTLTYEAVHQLTQAGIGQTTAVGIGGDPVNGTNFIDVLEAFNNDPETYAVVMIGEIGGTAEEEAAEWIKANMTKPVVGFIGGQTAPPGKRMGHAGAIISGGKGTATEKIKAMNAAGIEVAETPSVIGETLIKVIKEKGLYEKCKTH; encoded by the coding sequence ATGGCTGTATTTATTAACAAAGATACGAAGGTAATTGTACAAGGGATTACGGGCGAAACAGCGCTTTTCCATACGAAGCAAATGCTTGAGTATGGTACTAAAATTGTAGCAGGTGTTACACCGGGTAAAGGTGGTCTTGAAATCGAAGGAGTACCTGTGTTCAATACTGTAGCAGAAGCTGTAGCTGCGACAGGCGCGACAACTTCAGTTATTTATGTACCTGCTCCATTTGCTGCAGACGCTATTTTAGAGGCTGTTGATGCTGAATTAGAATTAACAATCTGTATTACTGAGCATATTCCTGTCCTTGATATGGTTAAGGTTAAACGTTATATGGAAGGTAAAAAGACGCGCCTAGTAGGTCCAAACTGTCCAGGTGTCATTACGGCAGATGAATGTAAGATTGGTATTATGCCTGGTTATATTCATACAAAAGGACATGTAGGAGTTGTTTCTCGCTCTGGTACATTAACATATGAAGCTGTGCACCAATTAACACAAGCTGGTATTGGTCAAACTACAGCTGTTGGTATCGGTGGAGACCCTGTCAATGGTACAAACTTTATCGATGTTTTGGAAGCGTTTAACAACGATCCAGAAACATATGCAGTTGTTATGATTGGGGAAATTGGAGGTACAGCTGAAGAAGAAGCGGCTGAGTGGATTAAAGCGAATATGACGAAACCTGTCGTTGGCTTTATCGGTGGGCAAACAGCGCCTCCAGGTAAACGTATGGGTCACGCTGGTGCTATTATTTCTGGTGGTAAAGGGACAGCAACAGAGAAAATTAAGGCAATGAATGCTGCTGGTATTGAAGTAGCAGAGACGCCATCTGTTATTGGTGAAACGCTTATTAAAGTAATCAAAGAAAAAGGGCTGTACGAAAAGTGTAAAACCCATTAA
- a CDS encoding EscU/YscU/HrcU family type III secretion system export apparatus switch protein encodes MSEEKFTRKEAIALTYKLGRFDSPTVVAKGKGKIAENILARANEHDVPIYEDPNLVQLLGQLDLNESIPEELYEAVAEVFAFIYRLDQQHAQKYRKNKEF; translated from the coding sequence ATGAGTGAAGAAAAATTTACTCGAAAAGAGGCTATCGCTCTCACGTATAAGTTAGGACGTTTTGATAGTCCAACAGTCGTAGCAAAAGGAAAAGGGAAAATAGCAGAAAATATATTAGCACGCGCGAATGAGCACGATGTCCCGATTTATGAGGATCCTAACCTTGTTCAATTACTTGGACAATTAGATTTAAATGAGTCAATTCCAGAAGAATTGTACGAAGCTGTCGCTGAGGTTTTTGCATTTATATATCGATTAGATCAACAACATGCGCAAAAATATAGAAAAAACAAAGAATTCTGA
- the sucC gene encoding ADP-forming succinate--CoA ligase subunit beta, whose amino-acid sequence MNIHEYQGKEILKKYGVAVPNGKVAFSPDEAVKVAKELGSNVTVVKAQIHAGGRGKAGGVKIAKNLDEVRTYAKELLGKILVTHQTGPEGKEVKRLYIEEGSDIQKEYYLSLVLDRATSRVTMMGSEEGGMDIEEVAEAHPEKIFKEVVDPVVGLTGFQARRMAFNMNIPANLVGKAVKLMLGLYQAFIDKDASIVEINPLVVTGQGEVLALDAKFNFDANGLYRHKDIVELRDFDEEDPKEIEASKYDLSYISLDGNIGCMVNGAGLAMATMDTISYYGGSPANFLDVGGGATAEKVTEAFKIILSDPHVKGIFVNIFGGIMKCNIIAEGVVTAAKEIGLAVPLVVRLEGTNVELGKEILNASGLNIVAADSMADGAQKIVGLVG is encoded by the coding sequence ATGAATATCCATGAATATCAAGGGAAAGAGATTCTTAAAAAGTATGGTGTAGCTGTACCAAATGGAAAAGTTGCTTTTTCCCCTGATGAAGCAGTGAAAGTAGCGAAGGAACTTGGCTCTAATGTAACAGTAGTCAAGGCGCAAATTCATGCAGGTGGACGCGGTAAAGCAGGTGGTGTAAAAATCGCTAAAAACCTTGACGAGGTGCGTACATATGCAAAAGAATTATTAGGTAAAATTTTAGTGACTCATCAAACAGGTCCTGAGGGAAAAGAAGTAAAACGCTTATATATTGAAGAGGGTTCTGATATTCAAAAAGAATACTATTTAAGCTTAGTATTAGACCGCGCAACATCCCGTGTAACAATGATGGGATCTGAAGAGGGCGGCATGGATATTGAAGAAGTAGCAGAAGCACATCCAGAAAAAATCTTCAAAGAAGTTGTGGATCCTGTTGTTGGGTTAACAGGCTTCCAGGCACGTCGCATGGCGTTTAATATGAATATTCCAGCAAACCTAGTAGGGAAAGCTGTTAAATTAATGTTAGGCTTATATCAAGCGTTTATCGACAAAGATGCTTCGATTGTAGAAATTAATCCACTTGTTGTAACTGGACAAGGCGAAGTTTTAGCATTAGATGCTAAATTTAATTTCGATGCAAATGGGTTGTATCGTCATAAAGATATTGTCGAATTACGTGATTTTGATGAAGAAGATCCAAAGGAAATCGAAGCATCAAAATATGACCTTAGCTATATTTCACTAGATGGCAACATTGGCTGTATGGTTAATGGAGCTGGTCTTGCTATGGCTACAATGGACACAATTAGCTATTATGGCGGAAGCCCCGCTAACTTCCTAGATGTAGGTGGCGGTGCAACAGCTGAAAAAGTAACAGAAGCTTTCAAAATTATCCTTTCTGATCCACATGTAAAAGGCATTTTTGTTAACATTTTTGGCGGAATTATGAAATGTAACATTATCGCTGAGGGTGTTGTAACAGCTGCCAAAGAAATCGGCTTAGCTGTGCCGTTAGTTGTACGTTTAGAAGGTACAAATGTAGAACTTGGAAAAGAAATTTTAAATGCATCTGGTTTAAACATCGTTGCAGCAGATTCAATGGCTGACGGTGCACAAAAAATTGTGGGACTAGTAGGCTAA
- the dprA gene encoding DNA-processing protein DprA: MIFSVDTQRLLALHYVYPLPLQKLQQLLSPVDVFSYFEEAPPYEIAKALQISSQRALRISRSFRQIMTLSFEEAYERALIFPIPFHHPFYPAQLFEISSPPTVLYVKGQRSILTKEKQVAIIGSRKATAYTKTAMDLIVPPLVEHGYTVVSGLARGADTIAHETTLKVGGSTIAVLGHGFNYIYPKENQSLAEHMAEHQLLVTEYPPYMKPEKWHFPMRNRIISGLSKALVVTEAALRSGTLITTEYALEQGKDVFVVPGPIDAEQSKGTNKLLLEGAIPVCNGHDIVETLALFSNKN, translated from the coding sequence ATGATTTTTTCAGTCGATACACAGAGATTACTAGCTTTACATTATGTATACCCATTACCACTTCAGAAACTTCAGCAACTGTTGTCCCCTGTGGATGTATTCAGTTATTTTGAAGAAGCGCCCCCTTATGAAATTGCAAAAGCACTGCAAATATCATCGCAGAGAGCCTTGCGAATTTCTAGGAGTTTTCGACAAATTATGACATTGTCGTTTGAAGAGGCCTATGAACGGGCCCTTATTTTCCCCATACCTTTTCATCATCCTTTTTATCCGGCGCAATTATTTGAAATATCCAGTCCACCTACTGTATTGTATGTGAAAGGTCAGCGTTCTATATTAACGAAAGAAAAACAAGTAGCCATTATAGGCTCTAGAAAGGCTACGGCTTATACAAAGACTGCGATGGATCTAATCGTTCCACCTCTTGTAGAACATGGATATACAGTTGTGAGCGGGCTTGCAAGAGGGGCAGATACGATAGCTCATGAGACAACTTTAAAAGTTGGTGGTTCCACAATTGCAGTACTTGGTCACGGTTTTAATTATATATACCCTAAGGAAAACCAGTCTCTCGCTGAGCATATGGCGGAGCATCAGTTACTTGTCACAGAGTATCCTCCATATATGAAGCCTGAGAAATGGCATTTTCCAATGCGTAACCGAATAATTAGTGGACTGTCCAAGGCTTTAGTTGTAACAGAAGCTGCGTTAAGAAGTGGAACGCTTATCACAACAGAATACGCATTAGAGCAAGGTAAAGATGTATTTGTTGTACCAGGACCAATTGATGCGGAGCAATCAAAAGGCACAAATAAATTACTATTAGAAGGCGCTATTCCAGTGTGTAATGGTCACGATATCGTTGAAACACTTGCGCTCTTTTCTAACAAAAATTGA
- a CDS encoding ribonuclease HII, which produces MKTIKEITTALKEAEEWQDWMVGVESDERAGVQKAWLSWKKRQDKKQQLLQEHQTKVDFDQSYGGKEVFIAGVDEAGRGPLAGPVVTAAVILPSNCEVLVGLNDSKQLSKDKRNAYAALIKEHALSYFIHFQSAQQIDELNIYEATKQSMKTSVESLSIKPNYVLVDAMTLPISIPQDSIIKGDAKSLAIAAASILAKTARDDYMDQLDNEFPMYGFAQHAGYGTKQHLKALEEFGPTSHHRKSFEPIKSML; this is translated from the coding sequence ATGAAAACGATTAAAGAAATCACTACAGCTTTGAAGGAAGCGGAGGAATGGCAGGACTGGATGGTAGGAGTAGAGAGTGATGAACGTGCGGGTGTGCAAAAGGCTTGGCTAAGCTGGAAAAAGCGCCAAGATAAAAAACAACAGCTACTGCAGGAACATCAAACGAAAGTTGATTTCGATCAAAGCTACGGAGGAAAAGAAGTCTTCATTGCAGGGGTAGATGAAGCAGGACGTGGACCTTTAGCAGGACCAGTAGTAACTGCTGCTGTTATTTTACCCTCAAACTGCGAGGTTCTTGTCGGATTAAATGATTCAAAGCAATTATCAAAGGATAAACGCAATGCCTATGCTGCTTTAATAAAAGAACATGCATTAAGTTATTTTATCCATTTCCAATCAGCGCAACAAATTGATGAATTAAATATCTACGAAGCGACAAAACAATCGATGAAGACAAGTGTAGAATCGTTATCTATTAAGCCTAATTATGTGCTAGTTGATGCTATGACACTGCCAATCTCTATTCCACAGGATTCAATTATTAAAGGGGATGCGAAAAGCTTAGCTATTGCAGCTGCATCGATATTAGCGAAAACGGCTCGAGATGATTATATGGATCAATTGGACAACGAATTCCCTATGTATGGTTTTGCTCAGCATGCAGGATATGGTACAAAGCAACATTTAAAAGCACTTGAAGAATTCGGCCCAACGAGCCATCATCGCAAGTCGTTTGAGCCGATAAAGTCAATGCTTTAA